The Bacillota bacterium genome window below encodes:
- a CDS encoding GntR family transcriptional regulator encodes MTATIVALDWRIDVESPRPIYLQIIDEMKRAVARRALRPGGRIPSQRELAQILRVNPNTVQRAFREMEVLGLVETARGEGTFVRDNRALRARLRSEMARDAVLAFVREIRGLGIGEDEAVEMVRGAFREGSPAPQR; translated from the coding sequence GTGACAGCGACGATTGTTGCACTCGACTGGCGCATCGATGTGGAGTCGCCACGACCCATCTACCTCCAAATCATCGACGAAATGAAGCGGGCAGTGGCACGGCGCGCCCTCAGGCCGGGCGGCCGGATCCCGTCACAGCGGGAGCTGGCGCAGATTTTGCGGGTCAATCCCAATACGGTTCAGCGAGCCTTCCGGGAGATGGAGGTGCTGGGCTTGGTGGAGACGGCCCGGGGCGAAGGGACGTTCGTCAGAGACAACCGGGCGCTCCGCGCCCGGCTCCGTTCGGAGATGGCAAGGGACGCCGTCCTCGCGTTCGTCCGGGAGATCCGGGGCCTGGGCATCGGCGAGGACGAGGCGGTGGAGATGGTGCGGGGGGCCTTCCGGGAGGGTAGCCCCGCGCCGCAGCGGTGA